A stretch of Gossypium hirsutum isolate 1008001.06 chromosome A06, Gossypium_hirsutum_v2.1, whole genome shotgun sequence DNA encodes these proteins:
- the LOC107962026 gene encoding protein INVOLVED IN DE NOVO 2: protein MDISSGDDSDISESEMEEYEDKSYEKLKNGKYTVMVSDETYTCPYCPKSNKQKYRYKDLLQHASGVGNSSSAKRKPRVKANHLALARYLETDLVPVVSSSKPVVEEDPPSGCDHDEKIVWPCTGIVVNIPTKRSADGRSVGESGSKLRDELIRRGFNPVRVHPLWNFRGHSGTAVVEFRKGWPGLHNALSFEKAYEADHHGKKDWGANDDVKHGLYAWVARADDYTASGIIGDHLRKIGDLKTISELMEEEARKQDRLVSNLTNIIETKTKHIKELEAICSETSKSLEVLMEEKENLLQAYNEEIKKIQLSAREHFQKISSDHEKLKSQLETHKKELELRGVELEKREALNETERKKLAEELEQNAVQNSSLQMAALEQKRADENVMKLAEDQKRQKEELHNRIIQLEKQLDQKQALELEIEQLRGSLNVIRHMGEEDDKEVLQKIEASLKDLREKEGELEDLEALNQTLIVSERKSNDELQDARKELINGLKEISRRANIGVKRMGELDGKPFLEAMKRRYNEELAEERASEMCSLWEEYLKDPDWHPFKRIKLEGREEYQEVIDDEDEKLRDLKAEMGNEAYKSVTSAIKEINEYNPSGRYVISELWNYREGRKASLKEGVEFLLELWETVKRRRGMT from the exons ATGGATATCAGCTCAGGAGATGATTCGGATATAAGTGAATCTGAAATGGAAGAGTATGAAGATAAATCATATGAAAAACTAAAGAATGGGAAGTACACAGTCATGGTTTCGGATGAAACTTATACTTGCCCGTATTGTCCCAAGAGTAATAAGCAAAAGTACCGATACAAGGATCTCCTTCAGCATGCTTCTGGTGTGGGAAATAGTAGTTCTGCAAAAAGAAAACCACGAGTGAAAGCCAATCACCTAGCTTTGGCGAGGTATTTGGAAACAGATCTTGTGCCTGTGGTTAGTTCATCAAAACCTGTTGTTGAAGAGGATCCTCCTAGTGGATGTGACCATGATGAGAAAATTGTTTGGCCGTGTACTGGAATTGTGGTTAATATTCCTACTAAAAGGTCCGCGGATGGGCGATCTGTAGGAGAAAGTGGATCCAAGTTGAGGGATGAGTTGATCAGGAGAGGGTTCAACCCCGTAAGAGTTCACCCCCTTTGGAATTTCCGTGGTCATTCCGGGACTGCTGTTGTGGAATTCCGTAAAGGCTGGCCAGGGCTACATAATGCCTTGTCGTTTGAGAAGGCTTACGAGGCGGATCACCATGGGAAAAAAGACTGGGGTGCTAATGATGATGTTAAGCATGGTCTTTATGCTTGGGTTGCCCGTGCTGATGACTACACTGCGAGTGGTATTATTGGAGACCATTTACGCAAGATTGGTGACCTTAAGACCATTTCCGAGCTCATGGAAGAAGAAGCCAGGAAACAAGATAGGCTTGTATCAAATTTGACAAATATCATCGAGACTAAAACCAAACACATAAAAGAACTGGAAGCAATATGTTCTGAAACTTCCAAGTCCCTTGAGGTTTTAATGGAGGAAAAGGAAAACCTTCTTCAAGCATATAATGAAG AGATTAAAAAGATTCAACTAAGTGCAAGGGAACACTTCCAGAAGATTTCTAGTGACCACGAAAAGCTTAAGTCACAGCtagaaactcataaaaaggaaCTGGAATTGCGTGGAGTTGAACTTGAAAAGCGAGAGGCACTCAATGAAACTGAAAGAAAGAAGTTAGCTGAGGAGCTTGAACAG aaTGCTGTTCAAAATAGTTCATTACAAATGGCTGCTTTGGAGCAAAAAAGGGCTGATGAAAATGTAATGAAATTGGCTGAAGATCAGAAG AGGCAAAAGGAGGAACTTCACAATAGGATAATTCAACTGGAGAAACAATTAGACCAAAAACAGGCATTAGAACTGGAAATCGAGCAACTGAGAGGTTCGTTGAATGTAATTAGGCACATGGGAGAGGAAGATGATAAAGAAGTATTGCAAAAGATAGAGGCAAGTCTTAAGGATTTGAGAGAAAAGGAGGGAGAGCTTGAAGATTTAGAAGCACTGAACCAAACTCTTATTGTGAGCGAACGTAAGAGCAATGATGAGCTGCAGGATGCTCGCAAAGAATTGATTAAT GGATTAAAAGAAATATCAAGGCGTGCAAATATCGGTGTTAAGAGAATGGGGGAACTTGATGGTAAACCGTTCCTTGAAGCAATGAAGAGAAGATATAATGAGGAACTAGCTGAGGAGAGAGCTTCGGAAATGTGCTCATTGTGGGAGGAATATCTGAAGGATCCGGATTGGCATCCTTTCAAACGCATTAAACTTGAGGGACGAGAAGAGTATCAG GAAGTGATTGATGACGAAGACGAAAAGCTGAGAGATTTGAAAGCTGAGATGGGCAATGAAGCATACAAGTCTGTCACTTCGGCCATAAAAGAAATAAACGAATACAATCCAAGTGGAAGGTACGTAATTTCCGAGTTGTGGAACTACAGAGAAGGAAGAAAGGCAAGCCTGAAAGAAGGTGTCGAATTCTTACTGGAACTGTGGGAAACCGTTAAACGCAGACGAGGAATGACCTGA